The following is a genomic window from uncultured Campylobacter sp..
ACTACTACTGAATTCTATCAAAGGGGTAAAATTTGAGCATTGAAGATAAAATTTTGGATCTAAATTTTCAGCGCAAAGCGGCTAAAGTGACGCTCGGAGTGAGTATGGGCATCACGGCTCTAACCGCGCTGAATATGAACTCGCGCATGTCGCAGCTACATAAAGTTTCGGGTGCAGTGATGTTGGCAAGCGCGATTTGGCACGCTAGCCTTTACGGCTCGCCATACAGCGAGTTTTTGCAAAATAGAAAAGCAAAGAGTCGGGGCAGAAAGAGATCCGTAGCAAATTTAGCCTTGGAAAATCTGCCGGACGGCAAAAGTACGTCAGTAAAAAGCACGCCCCCAAAAAGAAAGCCTCGCGCCCGCAAAAGCGCCTAGCGGCATAGCGCGTCGCGGCTTTTGAAAGTGCAAAGAAACTCTAAAGCCGCTAAATTTCTTTAGACGCAGCCGCCGAATGAAACGTCGCAAGCGGTGAAATTTACGCCGTTTGCGGCTAAATTTACTATTTTATTAATTATTTATCTATTTATCCATACAATTCCATCAAAATTTTAAGGAGAGACAATGAAATTAGTTTTATTGTTTTCGGTATTGGCTAGTCTTGCTTTGGGGCTTGATTGCAACGCCAAGACCTATTGCTCGCAGTTTAGCAGCTGCGAAGAGGCGACGCGGTATCTGCGAGAGTGTGGCAGGGCTCAGGAAGGCGGCACCCAGCATACCGATGGCGACGGCGACGGCGTGCCGTGCGAAAAACAGCTGTGCGGCCGTAATGGTCATAAATTTAGCGGATTTTCTAGCGCGCGCGATGAAAAGAGCGAAGTTTCAAATTTAAAGGGCGCTGCCGACTCATGCGGTGCGGAGAAATTTAATGGTAGCGTTATAGCTATAAAATTTGCTTCATAAGTGCGAAATTTTATCTCGGCGCATCTTTAAATTTATAATATAAAGCGCGCCGTGATCTAATGCCGCCGCGCTCGCTAAATTCGCAACGTTCGATTAAATTTTAATTATAAAAAAGCCGGTAAATTTTACATTTAGCGGCTGTGTCGGTCGCTAGCTACCGAAATTTTAATCTGCAAACGCCTCATAAATCCTTTAAATTTACCCGCCTTTACCTGCCGCAAATTTAAATTTCGCTACAATCGCTTTTTAAAATTTCGCGCAGAGTGCGCGCAAAAAGCTAAATTTAAAGGATC
Proteins encoded in this region:
- a CDS encoding excalibur calcium-binding domain-containing protein; the encoded protein is MKLVLLFSVLASLALGLDCNAKTYCSQFSSCEEATRYLRECGRAQEGGTQHTDGDGDGVPCEKQLCGRNGHKFSGFSSARDEKSEVSNLKGAADSCGAEKFNGSVIAIKFAS